In one window of Chanodichthys erythropterus isolate Z2021 chromosome 23, ASM2448905v1, whole genome shotgun sequence DNA:
- the LOC137014425 gene encoding transmembrane and immunoglobulin domain-containing protein 1-like, whose protein sequence is MEETLVNLSCSAEAPCPKQPPTISWSNIPESANITTQLQEKPDKTQSVFSHMTFKASYMDHRRNISCTATYPRKTLEDSTVETTVMLRVLFPPKETHISIDPSASVSGGTNVTLTCKSRASPSINMSYTWYKHGQDTPIAQGMKITFSLTQKNASWYSCTAQNKHGKQSSAEIQLTDEVTDISQDMGQVGQSMPLIAGCVGGIMAVLTLSALGFCTRRKKFNKPSANEKDPSGQVNKISVDETMIIYYGTTDIPKQQSYCITETHFKHDEYTEIEYRVFQDLCLT, encoded by the exons ATGGAGGAAACATTAGTCAATCTGAGCTGCTCTGCTGAAGCCCCCTGCCCCAAACAACCTCCTACAATATCCTGGTCCAACATCCCTGAATCTGCCAACATTACAACACAGTTACAGGAGAAACCTGATAAAACCCAGTCAGTGTTTTCACACATGACCTTCAAAGCTTCATACATGGATCACAGAAGGAACATCTCCTGCACTGCTACATATCCAAGAAAAACACTTGAAGACTCAACTGTGGAGACCACCGTGATGCTACGAGTCCTGT TTCCTCCAAAAGAAACTCACATCAGCATCGATCCATCTGCTTCAGTCTCTGGTGGCACTAATGTGACTTTGACCTGCAAAAGCAGAGCCAGTCCATCAATTAACATGAGCTACACCTGGTACAAACATGGACAAGATACGCCTATAGCTCAGGGAATGAAGATTACCTTCAGTTTAACTCAAAAGAATGCATCATGGTATTCCTGCACTGCACAGaataaacatggaaaacagtcaTCAGCAGAGATCCAGCTCACAGATGAAG TTACAGACATTTCACAGGACATGGGACAAGTTGGACAATCCATGCCTCTTATTGCTGGTTGTGTGGGAGGAATTATGGCAGTGCTCACTCTCTCTGCTCTTGGTTTTTGTACAAG GAGAAAAAAATTCAATAAGCCCAGTGCCAATGAGAAGGATCCTTCTGGTCAG GTTAATAAGATTTCTGTTGATGAAACAATGATCATCTACTACGGCACGACTGATATCCCAAAGCAGCAGAGCTACTGCATCACAGAGACACACTTCAAACATGATGAATACACAGAAATAGAGTACAGAGTATTTCAGGATTTGTGtctcacttaa